In one window of Lampris incognitus isolate fLamInc1 chromosome 3, fLamInc1.hap2, whole genome shotgun sequence DNA:
- the cracd gene encoding capping protein inhibiting regulator of actin dynamics isoform X1, whose protein sequence is MSQENVSDKVRSLQRQIAQSIKFGQKPPSQRKSEGDEDSSDEEEVPRSPIKLLAHVEAESGQTEPKVQGAQPTGTHSTPVKSPRSKRVLPPTGTIESINLDAVPQSVPRLDNTAAKHKLSVKPKNQRISRKHRRFTQELQEVSVPSVLQEDLEAAGISTDSQHRTAADEPYYESQDISTKQRLHEEDRWESKGRRELEEQRLRQEEEEHMRRAEEVKLHELEEERCRKQEEDRIHKEEKDRRHREEEKKRIQEEERRRREEEEQTQREEEERIREEQECQLREKEERICLEDQRRKEEEERKKREEERRQQELEAEHLRLEEKRFQEESEEEERQKKLEIQRQRTEERRKLEAEEKKKKEEEEQKRLSLEETDGSLDPQERKRRAEELRWREMEERQRPFSFKVSSGEKQILFQKVNLTPVTPVSGHQGGAVSDQQEGTKASSPEGPESPNLPSSQYVPHTAILVTGAQLCGTAVNLDQIKDTACKSLLGLGEDKKALSTPPTKSKTSPDRMCGKTKSLNESSLSTDQSSAAMLAEWASIRLKIFKGAEEGKYEDYPDLSRNNSRPSSENLNQSPFSHTNLRKTMSASAKFSITPANKKFGDSNRNSEFLSPEDKEGGKQVTPSDSHPAPPVVSLTPVSKAQNRTSKTVRIADRGSEECMFAKDLPSFLVPSPGTKPEGEEMKGRSQGEAEDIDSREQGEEKSQDSDDKPSPFGIKLRRTNYSLRFHSEQSIEKRKKRYSAGDSFDGVPSPLTPIEPDSDASSVFSDKSSPTSPQNEGRGSKFLHAAASPAIPRSKPGKLSSAAMHSESEKVLSKPPFYQRPTTSPKPSGAVTTPPPSPLPKVVHRDPGDAMAQRSVGATDLSSQEQADKGEESSAVAQLHRSSQGQTQGQGEDEPKEKRSFFPSINIPWREKVDRKTELIKREKPSLHSRHSLDSARVQEKETGPLWITLALQKQRGFREQQQSREERRSQREAKLAEKQSKEKESATLVSPSNSKGNGSTSPSKPQTAEEPKRPDSLLGRFERRDHLKKANTLPSSVTVEIADSTPSPPAVKDVSKRFPSSDSPQVSTEPAWLALAKRKAKAWSDCPQIIK, encoded by the exons ATGTCCCAGGAAAACGTTTCTGATAAAGTTAGGAGCCTGCAG AGGCAGATTGCACAAAGTATTAAGTTTGGCCAGAAACCCCCTTCTCAGAGGAAGAGTGAAGGAGATGAGGACAGTTCAGATGAAGAAGAGGTTCCCCGGAGCCCTATAAAGCTATTGGCCCATGTGGAGGCTGAGTCAGGACAAACAGAGCCAAAG GTCCAGGGGGCACAACCGACCGGAACACACAGCACTCCGGTAAAGTCCCCCAGGTCCAAAAGAGTTCTTCCACCCACCGGCACTATTGAGTCCATCAATCTGGATGCTGTCCCACAGTCTGTTCCTCGCTTAGACAATACTGCTGCCAAGCATAAACTGTCTGTCAAACCTAAAAACCAGAGAATCTCCCGCAAACACCGTCGGTTTACACAG GAGCTCCAGGAAGTATCAGTTCCCAGTGTGCTACAAGAGGACCTTGAGGCAGCAGGCATTTCCACAGACAGTCAGCACAGGACAGCTGCTGATGAGCCTTATTATGAGTCCCAAGACATCTCTACGAAACAGAGGCTACATGAGGAAGACAGGTGGGAGTCCAAGGGGAGGAGAGAGCTGGAGGAACAGAGGCTcagacaggaggaagaggagcataTGAGGAGGGCAGAGGAGGTAAAGCTGCATGAGCTAGAAGAGGAGAGGTGCCGTAAACAAGAGGAGGATCGTATCCATAAAGAGGAGAAAGACAGAAGgcacagagaggaggagaagaagaggatTCAGGAGGAGGAAAGAAGAAGGCGAGAAGAGGAAGAGCAAACCCAAAGGGAGGAAGAAGAAAGGATTCGAGAAGAACAAGAATGCCAACTgagggagaaggaagagagaatatGCTTGGAAGACcagaggagaaaggaggaggaagagagaaagaagagagaggaggaaaggaggcAGCAGGAGCTTGAAGCAGAACATCTACGTCTAGAGGAGAAACGGTTTCAGGAGGAAAGCGAAGAagaggaaagacagaaaaaacTAGAGATACAGAGGCAgaggacagaggagaggaggaaactggaagcagaggagaaaaagaaaaaagaagaggaggaacAGAAGAGACTATCATTGGAGGAGACTGATGGCAGCTTGGATCcacaagagaggaagaggagagcagaggagctgCGCTGgagagagatggaagagagacagaggcctTTTTCATTCAAAGTGTCCTCCGGTGAAAAACAGATTTTGTTCCAGAAGGTCAACTTAACACCTGTTACACCAGTCTCTGGTCACCAGGGTGGTGCTGTGTCCGACCAGCAGGAAGGTACAAAAGCCTCCTCTCCTGAAGGACCAGAGTCCCCAAACCTGCCGTCATCTCAGTATGTCCCCCATACAGCCATCTTGGTGACAGGGGCTCAGCTCTGTGGGACTGCGGTAAATTTAGACCAGATCAAAGACACAGCCTGCAAGTCCCTGCTTGGTTTGGGTGAGGATAAGAAAGCCCTGAGTACCCCGCCAACCAAGAGCAAGACCTCACCAGACCGCATGTGTGGCAAAACCAAATCCCTCAACGAATCTTCACTCTCTACAGACCAGTCCAGTGCAGCTATGCTGGCAGAATGGGCTAGCATTCGATTGAAAATATTCAAAGGAGCAGAGGAGGGGAAGTATGAGGATTACCCGGACCTGAGCCGAAACAACAGTCGTCCTAGCAGCGAAAATTTGAATCAGTCTCCTTTCTCACACACCAACCTCAGGAAGACCATGTCTGCCAGCGCCAAGTTCTCGATCACCCCAGCTAACAAGAAATTTGGAGACTCAAATAGGAACTCTGAGTTTTTAAGTCCAGAGGACAAAGAGGGAGGAAAGCAGGTTACTCCATCTGACAGCCACCCTGCACCCCCTGTAGTCTCCCTAACCCCAGTTAGCAAAGCTCAGAATAGGACAAGTAAGACTGTCCGTATTGCAGACAGAGGGTCAGAGGAGTGTATGTTTGCCAAAGACCTCCCCTCTTTCCTGGTTCCcagccctggcaccaaacctgagGGGGAGGAGATGAAGGGCAGAAGTCAGGGTGAGGCAGAGGACATCGACAGCAGAGAACAGGGAGAGGAAAAGAGCCAAGACAGTGATGATAAACCTTCTCCTTTCGGCATAAAGCTGAGGAGGACCAACTACTCCCTCCGCTTTCACAGTGAACAGTCTATAGAGAAAAGGAAGAAAAGGTACAGCGCTGGGGACAGTTTTGATGGGGTCCCATCACCCCTCACACCCATAGAGCCAGACTCTGATGCTTCTTCTGTGTTTTCTGATAAATCAAGCCCCACTTCACCTCAAAACGAGGGCAGAGGGAGCAAGTTCTTACATGCAGCTGCATCACCTGCCATCCCACGGTCCAAACCAGGCAAGTTGTCTAGCGCTGCCATGCACAGTGAGAGTGAGAAAGTGCTTTCCAAACCACCATTCTACCAAAGACCCACCACATCACCCAAACCTTCTGGAGCTGTTACGACCCCTCCTCCATCACCGCTGCCCAAAGTTGTGCACAGGGATCCTGGTGATGCCATGGCCCAGAGATCAGTAGGAGCAACAGATTTATCCAGCCAGGAACAGGCTGACAAGGGTGAGGAATCCTCAGCAGTGGCCCAGCTGCACAGAAGCAGCCAGGGCCAGACCCAAGGGCAAGGGGAGGATGAGCCCAAGGAGAAGAGGTCTTTCTTTCCCTCTATCAATATCCCATGGAGAGAAAaggtggacagaaagacagaactcATCAAAAGAG AAAAGCCGTCATTACACAGCAGGCATTCACTGGACAGTGCACGGGTCCAGGAGAAGGAAACGGGCCCCTTATGGATCACACTAGCACTGCAGAAGCAGAGGGGCTTTAGGGAGCAGCAGCAGAGCAGAGAGGAACGGCGCAGCCAAAGAGAGGCCAAACTGGCTGAAAAACAGTCTAAGGAGAAAGAGAGT GCTACACTGGTCAGTCCCTCAAACAGCAAGGGAAATGGAAGCACCAGCCCTTCGAAACCTCAGACAGCAGAAGAGCCCAAGAGACCTGACAGCCTCCTGGGGCGTTTTGAGCGTAGAGACCACCTAAAGAAAGCGAACACTCTGCCCAGTTCTGTTACAG TTGAGATTGCAGACTCCACACCATCGCCACCTGCTGTGAAGGATGTGTCAAAACGCTTCCCCTCCAGTGACTCTCCCCAGGTGTCCACAGAGCCAGCATGGCTGGCCCTGGCCAAACGTAAGGCCAAAGCCTGGAGCGACTGCCCTCAGATTATTAAATAA
- the cracd gene encoding capping protein inhibiting regulator of actin dynamics isoform X2 — protein sequence MSQENVSDKVRSLQRQIAQSIKFGQKPPSQRKSEGDEDSSDEEEVPRSPIKLLAHVEAESGQTEPKVVQGAQPTGTHSTPVKSPRSKRVLPPTGTIESINLDAVPQSVPRLDNTAAKHKLSVKPKNQRISRKHRRFTQELQEVSVPSVLQEDLEAAGISTDSQHRTAADEPYYESQDISTKQRLHEEDRWESKGRRELEEQRLRQEEEEHMRRAEEVKLHELEEERCRKQEEDRIHKEEKDRRHREEEKKRIQEEERRRREEEEQTQREEEERIREEQECQLREKEERICLEDQRRKEEEERKKREEERRQQELEAEHLRLEEKRFQEESEEEERQKKLEIQRQRTEERRKLEAEEKKKKEEEEQKRLSLEETDGSLDPQERKRRAEELRWREMEERQRPFSFKVSSGEKQILFQKVNLTPVTPVSGHQGGAVSDQQEGTKASSPEGPESPNLPSSQYVPHTAILVTGAQLCGTAVNLDQIKDTACKSLLGLGEDKKALSTPPTKSKTSPDRMCGKTKSLNESSLSTDQSSAAMLAEWASIRLKIFKGAEEGKYEDYPDLSRNNSRPSSENLNQSPFSHTNLRKTMSASAKFSITPANKKFGDSNRNSEFLSPEDKEGGKQVTPSDSHPAPPVVSLTPVSKAQNRTSKTVRIADRGSEECMFAKDLPSFLVPSPGTKPEGEEMKGRSQGEAEDIDSREQGEEKSQDSDDKPSPFGIKLRRTNYSLRFHSEQSIEKRKKRYSAGDSFDGVPSPLTPIEPDSDASSVFSDKSSPTSPQNEGRGSKFLHAAASPAIPRSKPGKLSSAAMHSESEKVLSKPPFYQRPTTSPKPSGAVTTPPPSPLPKVVHRDPGDAMAQRSVGATDLSSQEQADKGEESSAVAQLHRSSQGQTQGQGEDEPKEKRSFFPSINIPWREKVDRKTELIKREKPSLHSRHSLDSARVQEKETGPLWITLALQKQRGFREQQQSREERRSQREAKLAEKQSKEKESATLVSPSNSKGNGSTSPSKPQTAEEPKRPDSLLGRFERRDHLKKANTLPSSVTVEIADSTPSPPAVKDVSKRFPSSDSPQVSTEPAWLALAKRKAKAWSDCPQIIK from the exons ATGTCCCAGGAAAACGTTTCTGATAAAGTTAGGAGCCTGCAG AGGCAGATTGCACAAAGTATTAAGTTTGGCCAGAAACCCCCTTCTCAGAGGAAGAGTGAAGGAGATGAGGACAGTTCAGATGAAGAAGAGGTTCCCCGGAGCCCTATAAAGCTATTGGCCCATGTGGAGGCTGAGTCAGGACAAACAGAGCCAAAGGTA GTCCAGGGGGCACAACCGACCGGAACACACAGCACTCCGGTAAAGTCCCCCAGGTCCAAAAGAGTTCTTCCACCCACCGGCACTATTGAGTCCATCAATCTGGATGCTGTCCCACAGTCTGTTCCTCGCTTAGACAATACTGCTGCCAAGCATAAACTGTCTGTCAAACCTAAAAACCAGAGAATCTCCCGCAAACACCGTCGGTTTACACAG GAGCTCCAGGAAGTATCAGTTCCCAGTGTGCTACAAGAGGACCTTGAGGCAGCAGGCATTTCCACAGACAGTCAGCACAGGACAGCTGCTGATGAGCCTTATTATGAGTCCCAAGACATCTCTACGAAACAGAGGCTACATGAGGAAGACAGGTGGGAGTCCAAGGGGAGGAGAGAGCTGGAGGAACAGAGGCTcagacaggaggaagaggagcataTGAGGAGGGCAGAGGAGGTAAAGCTGCATGAGCTAGAAGAGGAGAGGTGCCGTAAACAAGAGGAGGATCGTATCCATAAAGAGGAGAAAGACAGAAGgcacagagaggaggagaagaagaggatTCAGGAGGAGGAAAGAAGAAGGCGAGAAGAGGAAGAGCAAACCCAAAGGGAGGAAGAAGAAAGGATTCGAGAAGAACAAGAATGCCAACTgagggagaaggaagagagaatatGCTTGGAAGACcagaggagaaaggaggaggaagagagaaagaagagagaggaggaaaggaggcAGCAGGAGCTTGAAGCAGAACATCTACGTCTAGAGGAGAAACGGTTTCAGGAGGAAAGCGAAGAagaggaaagacagaaaaaacTAGAGATACAGAGGCAgaggacagaggagaggaggaaactggaagcagaggagaaaaagaaaaaagaagaggaggaacAGAAGAGACTATCATTGGAGGAGACTGATGGCAGCTTGGATCcacaagagaggaagaggagagcagaggagctgCGCTGgagagagatggaagagagacagaggcctTTTTCATTCAAAGTGTCCTCCGGTGAAAAACAGATTTTGTTCCAGAAGGTCAACTTAACACCTGTTACACCAGTCTCTGGTCACCAGGGTGGTGCTGTGTCCGACCAGCAGGAAGGTACAAAAGCCTCCTCTCCTGAAGGACCAGAGTCCCCAAACCTGCCGTCATCTCAGTATGTCCCCCATACAGCCATCTTGGTGACAGGGGCTCAGCTCTGTGGGACTGCGGTAAATTTAGACCAGATCAAAGACACAGCCTGCAAGTCCCTGCTTGGTTTGGGTGAGGATAAGAAAGCCCTGAGTACCCCGCCAACCAAGAGCAAGACCTCACCAGACCGCATGTGTGGCAAAACCAAATCCCTCAACGAATCTTCACTCTCTACAGACCAGTCCAGTGCAGCTATGCTGGCAGAATGGGCTAGCATTCGATTGAAAATATTCAAAGGAGCAGAGGAGGGGAAGTATGAGGATTACCCGGACCTGAGCCGAAACAACAGTCGTCCTAGCAGCGAAAATTTGAATCAGTCTCCTTTCTCACACACCAACCTCAGGAAGACCATGTCTGCCAGCGCCAAGTTCTCGATCACCCCAGCTAACAAGAAATTTGGAGACTCAAATAGGAACTCTGAGTTTTTAAGTCCAGAGGACAAAGAGGGAGGAAAGCAGGTTACTCCATCTGACAGCCACCCTGCACCCCCTGTAGTCTCCCTAACCCCAGTTAGCAAAGCTCAGAATAGGACAAGTAAGACTGTCCGTATTGCAGACAGAGGGTCAGAGGAGTGTATGTTTGCCAAAGACCTCCCCTCTTTCCTGGTTCCcagccctggcaccaaacctgagGGGGAGGAGATGAAGGGCAGAAGTCAGGGTGAGGCAGAGGACATCGACAGCAGAGAACAGGGAGAGGAAAAGAGCCAAGACAGTGATGATAAACCTTCTCCTTTCGGCATAAAGCTGAGGAGGACCAACTACTCCCTCCGCTTTCACAGTGAACAGTCTATAGAGAAAAGGAAGAAAAGGTACAGCGCTGGGGACAGTTTTGATGGGGTCCCATCACCCCTCACACCCATAGAGCCAGACTCTGATGCTTCTTCTGTGTTTTCTGATAAATCAAGCCCCACTTCACCTCAAAACGAGGGCAGAGGGAGCAAGTTCTTACATGCAGCTGCATCACCTGCCATCCCACGGTCCAAACCAGGCAAGTTGTCTAGCGCTGCCATGCACAGTGAGAGTGAGAAAGTGCTTTCCAAACCACCATTCTACCAAAGACCCACCACATCACCCAAACCTTCTGGAGCTGTTACGACCCCTCCTCCATCACCGCTGCCCAAAGTTGTGCACAGGGATCCTGGTGATGCCATGGCCCAGAGATCAGTAGGAGCAACAGATTTATCCAGCCAGGAACAGGCTGACAAGGGTGAGGAATCCTCAGCAGTGGCCCAGCTGCACAGAAGCAGCCAGGGCCAGACCCAAGGGCAAGGGGAGGATGAGCCCAAGGAGAAGAGGTCTTTCTTTCCCTCTATCAATATCCCATGGAGAGAAAaggtggacagaaagacagaactcATCAAAAGAG AAAAGCCGTCATTACACAGCAGGCATTCACTGGACAGTGCACGGGTCCAGGAGAAGGAAACGGGCCCCTTATGGATCACACTAGCACTGCAGAAGCAGAGGGGCTTTAGGGAGCAGCAGCAGAGCAGAGAGGAACGGCGCAGCCAAAGAGAGGCCAAACTGGCTGAAAAACAGTCTAAGGAGAAAGAGAGT GCTACACTGGTCAGTCCCTCAAACAGCAAGGGAAATGGAAGCACCAGCCCTTCGAAACCTCAGACAGCAGAAGAGCCCAAGAGACCTGACAGCCTCCTGGGGCGTTTTGAGCGTAGAGACCACCTAAAGAAAGCGAACACTCTGCCCAGTTCTGTTACAG TTGAGATTGCAGACTCCACACCATCGCCACCTGCTGTGAAGGATGTGTCAAAACGCTTCCCCTCCAGTGACTCTCCCCAGGTGTCCACAGAGCCAGCATGGCTGGCCCTGGCCAAACGTAAGGCCAAAGCCTGGAGCGACTGCCCTCAGATTATTAAATAA